Within Kutzneria chonburiensis, the genomic segment ATCGTGCTGGAGGAGGTCGGCGACGAGCTCGTCGGGCGCCTGGAGTACAACACCGCGTTGTTCTCGGCCGAGACCGCCCGCCGGATGGCCGGCCGGTACCAGCAGGTGCTCGGTGGCTTCGCCGCCGACCTCGACCAGCGGCTGTCCGAGCTGCCACTGGTGACCGCCGACGAACTCGCCACCATCGAGCGGTGGAACGACACCGCCGCCGAATATCCGCTGGATTCCGCGCTACACGAGCTGATCAGCGCGCAGGCCGGTCGCACGCCCGATGCGGTGGCCGTGCGCTGCGCGGCCGGCTCGCTGACCTACCGTGAGCTGGACGAGGCCGCCAGCCGGCTGGCGAACCTGTTGTGGTCCAACGGAACCGAGCCCGGCGAGCTCATCGGTGTGTGCCTCGACCGGTCGTCGCAGGCGCTGGTCGCGCTGCTCGGTGTGTTGAAGGCCGGCGCCGCGTACGTGCCGCTCGACCCGACGTATCCGGTGGCCCGGCTGGAGTACATGCTGTCCGACACCGGCCTGCGCACGCTCGTGACGTCCGGCGGCCAGACGCTGCCGTTCGAGGCGCCGTCCGTGACCGTGATCGACACCGTCGACGCGGCCGGCTTCGACGCCGAGCCGCTGAACCTGCCCGGTGACACCGCCTACGTGATCTACACGTCGGGCTCGACCGGCCGCCCCAAGGGCGTGGTCATCGAGCACCGCTCCGCGGTGAACCTGTTCTACAGCATGCAGGAGCGGATTTCCCTCACGCCGGGGGATGTGCAGCTGACCGTCACGTCCCCGTCGTTCGACATGGCCGTGCCCGAGCTGCTGATGCCGCTGGTGTTCGGCGCGAGCGTCTATGTCGCGCCGAAGGAGGCCGCCGCCGACGGCGGCCGGCTCCTGTCGCTGCTCGTCGAGAGCCGCACCACGGTCCTCCAGGCGACGCCGACCACCTGGCAGCTGCTGGTCGACGCCGGCCTCGGCCGGGGCCAACTTCGCTTGGCCCTGTGCACTTCCGAGGCCATGCCGGCCGCCGTCGCCGGCGCGTTGTTCGACCGGGTGCCGGCCGTGTGGAACCTCTACGGCCCGACCGAGGCGACCGTTTTCGCCACCATGCACCAGATCGTCGCCGAGGACGGCCACTCCGCGCCGCCGATCGGCACGCCGCTGGGCAACACCACCCTGCACGTGCTGGACCGCTACCAGCGCACCACGCCGATCGGCGCCGTCGGCGAACTCCACATCGGCGGCGCCGGCCTGGCCCGCGAGTACCTCGGCCGCGCCAAGCTCACCGGCGAGCGCTTCGTCAGCCTCGACGGCGCCCGCGTCTACCGCACCGGAGACCTGGTCCGCCAGCGTCCCGACGGCACCGTCGAGTACTGCGGCCGTATCGACAACCAGATCAAGCTGCGCGGTTTCCGCATCGAGCTCGGCGAGATCGAGACCGTGGCCGCCGACCACCCGGGCATTCGCCGGGCCCTGGCCGCCCTGGTCGCCTTCGGCCGCGACGACCAGCGCATCGTCTGCTACCTCACCCCGGCCGACGGCGTCGTTCCGCCGACGGCCGAGGAGCTCCGCGAGCACGCCGGCGGCCGGCTGCCGTCCTACATGGTGCCGGCCCACTTCGTCGTCGTCGACGAATTCCCCCTGACCCCCAACGGAAAGGTCGACCGTGCCGCCCTC encodes:
- a CDS encoding non-ribosomal peptide synthetase; the protein is MSKALARLTALSPQQRAEVLARAREKVSAGPRDEAAALVAVPRDGRPLPASYVQEQFWFMDRMQPGLPTYNAPFSFRITGPVDVDALAGALTEITARHEVLRTRLVLDNDRLVQQIVPASRARTLLERVDLTGATEEALQDKAFELVRTAFDLDNGSLVRTVLVTRSETDHLLVWVGHHSIVDGLSFGVLAEELAALYEPVRTGQPSGLPPVEIQFADFAVWQRENLVGRRADLVSYWRQTLAGAVDLDLPVDLPRPPKQTYDGATQWFTVPAGVTASLRELSRGAGHTLFMTLLAAYYVLLGKHSGQEDVTVGVPVSGRGRAETQTMIGAFLNTIPLRADLSGDPTCREFLTQVAGVTLDGFAHQDLPFGQLVEELVELRDPSRNPVYQAMFGFGNTPVSETEMPLGDGVVMVPRGVANGTARVEFEIVLEEVGDELVGRLEYNTALFSAETARRMAGRYQQVLGGFAADLDQRLSELPLVTADELATIERWNDTAAEYPLDSALHELISAQAGRTPDAVAVRCAAGSLTYRELDEAASRLANLLWSNGTEPGELIGVCLDRSSQALVALLGVLKAGAAYVPLDPTYPVARLEYMLSDTGLRTLVTSGGQTLPFEAPSVTVIDTVDAAGFDAEPLNLPGDTAYVIYTSGSTGRPKGVVIEHRSAVNLFYSMQERISLTPGDVQLTVTSPSFDMAVPELLMPLVFGASVYVAPKEAAADGGRLLSLLVESRTTVLQATPTTWQLLVDAGLGRGQLRLALCTSEAMPAAVAGALFDRVPAVWNLYGPTEATVFATMHQIVAEDGHSAPPIGTPLGNTTLHVLDRYQRTTPIGAVGELHIGGAGLAREYLGRAKLTGERFVSLDGARVYRTGDLVRQRPDGTVEYCGRIDNQIKLRGFRIELGEIETVAADHPGIRRALAALVAFGRDDQRIVCYLTPADGVVPPTAEELREHAGGRLPSYMVPAHFVVVDEFPLTPNGKVDRAALTRLPVGGPTSVGEPPRGPLEHTLADIWSDLLGVPAVGRDDDFFGLGGHSLLAIQAIGRIRERCAVALTVDIVFDKPTVARLAVAVEERQAEARELLLACLARVEGMSESAVTAMLSELETTVQQ